The proteins below come from a single Eremothecium sinecaudum strain ATCC 58844 chromosome II, complete sequence genomic window:
- the CDC1 gene encoding putative lipid phosphatase CDC1 (Syntenic homolog of Ashbya gossypii AGL131W; Syntenic homolog of Saccharomyces cerevisiae YDR182W (CDC1)), with the protein MTPLRPLSGKSLKYSLKSLPKALKEHRCTKYLQNYIHWRYLFIIWLSWFALIHYYERIVVGRAMYNCLWHSWEQWPEEAAPHRVALLADPQIMDAYSYPNRPAPINWFTRQILDNYHRKNWVYINSYLGPDSVFFLGDLFDGGRYWGDDVWLKQYKRFNRIFTKRPNTLIVESLPGNHDIGFGNNVIQSSLQRFTSYFGDPNSLREVGNHTFVLLDSISLSNENNPEISSIPKNFVDSFNIMEQKYPRILLTHVPLWRNSDHQSCGNKRESKKPIPATAGDQYQTLISGELTNTILSRFHPSVIFSGDDHDYCQVRHSYMANGASVSADEITVKSCAMNMGINRPAIQLLSLYNPSGKVSTDFDNPADRQTYQTELCYLPDPYKSIKMYVIHGILSLILLVWMHCYPHSFNRKIAAKLNRHLASYSGVLLPISNKKNDSYSDGRKSSEKAYNVDVTNEKKIFWANSGILTLMVFLTFVYHYKSI; encoded by the coding sequence ATGACACCGCTAAGACCACTATCAGGTAAAAGCCTGAAATATAGCCTGAAAAGTCTTCCGAAAGCTTTAAAAGAGCATAGATGTACTAAGTACTTACAGAATTACATTCATTGGAGGTATTTGTTTATTATTTGGCTATCATGGTTTGCCCTAATACATTACTATGAACGGATTGTAGTTGGTAGGGCAATGTATAACTGTTTATGGCACTCTTGGGAACAATGGCCGGAAGAAGCTGCCCCGCATCGGGTTGCCCTATTAGCCGATCCCCAAATTATGGATGCGTATTCGTACCCAAACAGGCCAGCTCCAATAAACTGGTTTACGCGTCAAATACTGGATAATTATCATAGGAAGAACTGGGTATATATCAACTCTTATTTAGGTCCCGATTCAGTATTTTTCTTGGGCGATTTGTTTGACGGGGGAAGGTACTGGGGAGACGACGTATGGTTAAAACAATACAAAAGATTTAACAGAATCTTCACGAAAAGACCGAATACACTAATTGTGGAATCACTACCGGGTAATCATGACATTGGATTTGGAAACAATGTGATACAGTCCAGCTTGCAAAGATTTACATCTTACTTCGGTGATCCAAATTCATTAAGGGAAGTTGGTAACCATACTTTTGTATTACTTGATAGTATTTCTCTATCAAATGAAAACAATCCAGAAATATCCTCGATTCCAAAGAATTTTGTGGACTCATTCAATATAATGGAGCAGAAGTATCCACGAATTCTGTTAACACATGTACCGCTGTGGCGTAACTCCGATCATCAGTCATGTGGGAATAAAAGGGAATCCAAAAAACCGATTCCTGCTACTGCGGGAGATCAGTACCAAACATTAATCAGTGGTGAACTAACAAATACAATCTTGTCTAGGTTTCACCCTTCCGTTATCTTTTCTGGTGACGATCACGATTACTGTCAGGTAAGGCATTCGTACATGGCAAATGGTGCCTCTGTGAGTGCTGATGAAATAACTGTTAAATCATGTGCTATGAATATGGGTATAAATAGACCAGCGATTCAACTGCTCTCACTGTATAATCCAAGCGGTAAGGTCTCCACAGATTTCGACAATCCAGCCGACCGGCAAACATACCAGACTGAATTATGTTATTTACCAGACCCCTACAAATCAATAAAAATGTATGTTATCCATGGAATTCTATCTTTAATACTTCTAGTATGGATGCATTGTTATCCGCACTCTTTCAATCGCAAAATTGCTGCTAAATTAAACCGACACTTAGCATCCTATTCCGGGGTCCTACTACCTATATCCAACAAGAAGAACGACAGTTATTCAGATGGAAGAAAATCATCAGAGAAAGCATACAATGTAGATGTCACAAACgaaaagaaaattttttggGCTAACAGTGGCATATTAACGTTAATGGTATTTTTGACATTTGTTTACCATTATAAGTCTATATAA